CGAATCTCACTCTCTCCGCCACCTTTTGCGGAGAGGTGGCTGAGTTGGTCTAAGGCGCCCGCCTGGAGAGCGGGTAGGCAGAAGCTCTCTGCCTCGCGGGTTCGAATCCCGCCCTCTCCGCCATGTTGTTTCTCTGATGTATGTGTGGATCTCCGGCCTTCGTCGGCCCGGTTTCTCGGCAGCCAGGCGAGAATGGGCAGTAGGCGGTGTCAAAGCGGCGGCGCCGCGACATCATTAGGCTTCGTTTCAAGAGGCTCGCGAGAGGCTCGTATCCGCCGTGTGTCGGCGGGGCTCCGTTGTGGCAGGGCGGAGATGCCGGGGCGAGTCCCGGCACGTGACACGGGCAGCATCTGGCTGGGAGGTCCCGCGAAAGTTTGGTCGTGCTAGACGGGGAGGTAGCGGTGCCCTGAACCCGCAACCCGCTATAGCGGGGTCGAACTCCCACCCGAGGCCGTTTCCTCTTGGGGCCTGGCCCTGTTAAGTGGCGAAGATGGCTGGGTCCCGCGCAACGGATGTCTGTGAACCCCGTCAGGACCGGGAGGTAGCAGCGGTAAGCAGAATGTTCCGTGTGCCGCGGGGGCGCCTGGTCGGAGCCGGCTGGCAGGTTACCGCCTGGGAAGAGCGTTCGACGGTGGGTGCACGACCGTTGTTCTAGTTGCCGGCCGAGCCGTGTACTGCGGCGGGTCGGCTTTTTTATTCGGTTGGTGGCATTACTATAGAAGGGTCCCGTGCTCGTCCCCCGTGCCTCGTCTTGTTGAGACTTCGGGACACCCCCTGGGCGCGGGCGCTGGCGCTGGCGGGCGCTTCTCTCGCCCGCGTGCCGCCTGCCGCAAGGCTCCATGCGTTGTGTGCCAGGGTGCGTGCGGGACGGAGGGAGCGCTGCGCGGGCCCGCCTTCGTCGTGCGCAGGCGGCGGGGCCAGCGCGACGGCGCGGGGCGGCTCGTGCGGCTGCGCCACCCCGCTCTGCAGGAATCCGGGACCCGAGCCAGAACTACATAAAGTCGGTGTTCGCAGCAATCCCGAGAGGGGGGAAGAGCTGGTGGCGTACGTCTCCATGTACAGGCGCTGGCGACCTCAGACGTTCGATGAGGTCGTAGGGCAGGAGCATGTTACGCGCACGCTGCGAAATGCCGTGGCCGCGGGTCGCATCTCCCATGCGTACCTGTTCTGCGGCCCGAGAGGCACCGGCAAGACCAGCGTCGCAAAGCTCCTCGCGAAGGCCCTGAACTGCCAGAACGGCCCGACTCCCGATCCGTGTGGCAAGTGTGAGGCTTGCGTCCGTATCAGAGACGGCCGCTCGATGGACGTCATCGAGATCGACGCCGCGTCGAACCGAGGCATCGATGAGATCCGCGAGCTGCGGGAGAAGGTCAAGTTTGCGCCTGTCGAGGAGAGATACAAGGTCTACATCATTGACGAAGTACACATGCTTACGCAAGAGGCGTTCAACGCGCTTCTCAAGACGCTGGAGGAGCCTCCGGCGCGCGTAGTGTTCGTGCTTGCCACCACGGAGCCGCACAAGGTGCTTCCCACCATTCTATCGCGGTGCCAGCGTTTTGATTTCAGGCGCCTCACAAACCGCGAGCTCTCCGCACGCATCTCCGCAGTGGCAGCTTCCGAGGGAATCCAGATCTCCGAGGACGCAGTGAAGCTCATCGCCTCCTCGGCCCAGGGAGCGGCCCGTGACGCGCTGGGCCTCCTCGAGCAGTGTGCGGCGTACACGGGCGGCATCGTGACCTACGACGACGCCGTGGCTGCCATCGGGGTTGCTGGGTTCCAGAAGGTGGCGGGATTCTGTGACAGCGTGATACACAAGGATCTCGCCGCAGCTCTCACCCTCGTTCGGGATCTCGTGGACAGCGGGCACGACCCCGGCCAGTTTCTCCGCGACGTCATCGAGCACTTCAGGAACCTGCTGGTGCTGCGGGCGTGTGGTTTCAAGACGGAGCTGGTGGACGCGCCTGAGGCCTCCCTCGACGACCTCAAGAGGCAGGCTCAGGCCCTTCCGTCGGCGGACATACTTCGCGCGATAGACATATTGAGTGCGGCAGAAAGCGATATGCGGTACTCCGCAGCTCCGCTCCTTACGCTCGAGATAGCCACGATCAAGCTGGTGATCCCCGTATTGGCCAGCTCCGCAACGGAGGTGGGGTCCGCTTCGACGCTTGGGTCTTCGCCAGTGGAGCAGGAAAGGCGCCCGGCTGCCACTGGGGGGCCGGCGCTGAGATCGCAACAGGCCCGGCCCGGCGGCGGGCCTTCGCAGCCTGCGCCGCGCCCGGCTGGGGTGGACGCGAACCGTGAAAGGCCCGCGAGAGGGCCGACGGGTCGTGCCACGCTCGTGGGCGGCACCACGCAGGCCAGGTCAAGCCCGGCGTCCGCGGCGGAGCCAGCGGCTTCGTCCAGACCTTCGTCCTCGTCCCGGCACGGGCCATCGCCCGAAGCCTCCACGGAAACCGCCGCATCGGCGGCACTCGCCGCACCAGACGCCCCTGTGCGGGTCACGGGATCACCGGTGCTGGGGCCCGTCACGCGGTCCACCACACTTGAAGAGGTGCGGGCCAAGTGGGGCGACGTCCTCGTCGCCCTGAAGGGCAAGGGGGCCGTATTGACCTGGTACAACCAAACGACGCCTGTCGCCCTCGTGGGGAACGAGCTCACGGTAGGCTTCCAGACGGAGTTCCTCAGAGACAGGGCGTCCGATGCACGCTACAGGACCCCCGTAGAGGAGGCTTTGAAGGCGATCCTCGGGGTCGACCTCGCGGTGAAGTGCGTCGTCTCGCCGCAGCGTGACCCGGTACAGCCTCCTCCGGCCGAGGAAGTCCCATGGCCTGACACCGATGATGCTCCCCCGCCGGGGTCGGCCGCAGGGGCGCTCGGGATGCGCCCTGCCGAACCCACGGGCGAAGAAGCGCGAGGCGAGACTGAGCGCCCATTTCCGTCCGACGTGGCGCTGCCTGGCCCAGAGTCTCGCGCTCCCGTCCCCGGCGATGGCAACCTCAAGACCGCCAATGGTAACGGGGACGCCAACGGGGACGCGAACGGTGACGGGGTAGAGCTGTCCGACGCTGAAAGCGAGGGCTTCGCCGCGAGTTTTGCCAAGGCAAAAGCGGCGATCATGGATCACCCGGCTGTCAAAGCGGCCCTTTCGGTCTTCGGCGGCAAGGTCTTCAAGATCGAGATATAGCCGGGCGCAAGTCCGCTATAGTAATGTAGTGCGGCGGCAAGACATGCGGATAAGCGCAGGCCGCGGAAGGGCGCGCAGCACACGACGATTCGGGGGGATAGCAGGTGGGCTTCAACAACGTGAACATGGGCAAGATGATGAAGCAGATCCAAAAGGTGCAGGCCGACATCATGCGGGTTCAGGAGGAGCTCAAGAACAAGACCGTAGAAGGCAGTGCGGGCGGCGGCGCGGTGAAAGTCACGGCCAACGGCCACCAGGAGATCGTTGCAATCGAGATCTCGCGCGAAGCGGTGGACCCCGAAGACGTGGAGATGCTTCAGGATCTCATCCTCGCGGCCGTGAACGAGGCGCTCCGGAAGGCCCAAGAGCTTGCGGCGAGCGAGATGGGCAAGGTTGCTGGAAACATGGGCTTGCCTGGGCTTCCGCCGATGATATGACCGGCCCGCGCCCGTGCCCGAAGGGAGCACCGTCATGCCGCGTTATGCTGCGCCTTTAGCAAAGCTCATAGATCAATTCACCCGCCTCCCGGGGATAGGCCCGAAGACCGCCCAACGCCTTGCGTTCCATATCCTCAAGACCCCGCGTGAGGATGTCGTGCGGCTTGCCGAGGCCTTGCTCGAGGCCAAGGATCGGATACTCCACTGTTCTGTCTGCGGGAACCTCACCGAGGCCGACCCATGTCAGATATGCTCGGACACCGCCCGGGACCGATCTGTGATAGCCGTGGTAGAGGAGCCCAAGGACGTCATGGCCCTCGAACGTACGGGGGAGTTTCGCGGGCTTTATCACGTCTTGGGAGGGGCCATCTCGCCCGTGGACGGGGTCGGCCCAGATGACATCCGCGTGAGGGAGCTCTTGGAACGCTTGAAGGATGGCACCGTGAAAGAGGTCATCCTCGCGACCGACCCGAATATCGAGGGTGAGGCAACGGCTATGTACGTGGCGCGCCTCATCAAGCCCCTTGGCGTCAGGGTGACGCGGATAGCCCACGGGCTCCCTGTGGGTGGCGACCTTGAATACGCGGACGAGGTCACACTCACGCGCGCCCTCGAAGGGCGCCGAGAAATGTAGCGCGCCCGCGGTCCCGCAGGCATAGTCCGCCCGCGGAGGAACCATACTGTATCCCGAGGATGCAAGTTCCAACCCCAAGGAGATCGTCTGGAGGGACCAGTGTGGCGGAGAGGGCGGACGATCGCCAGTCTAGACCGGTGGCGAGACTCCTGAATCCGGCGGCGGCTCATGCGGGGACACCCCGCGATCGGGATCGCCGTCTGCCGAACGCGGGATGCTCTGCAACAGCGTGGGGAGCCGACTTGCAGCGGCGCTGCGTCGCTCGTGTCGTCGCGCTTTGTGCTCGCGTCCGCGCATCTGTCGGCTGCGCCCTGGCGAGGGCGGCCTTCGCGATCGAACGGGTGGGTAAGCAGCGCAGTGGTACGCACCGCGTCGGGGACCAGGCAGGGCTCGTGAACGTTCCCACGTTTGAGGAGGCCGCAGAGGCCGCGCGCGAGGAATGGGCGCGCGCGATGTCCTACTTTGACCAGGTCGTGGATCCGGACCTTATCGACTACGCCGCTTATTCGCTGAGGGCGGCTGAGCGAAAGTACGTATACCTGCTAAAGAAGGCCCGCGAAGAGAGCGCTTTGACCGCGCATACATCCGCGAGGTAGCGCATAGCGATGAAAGAGAGCGGTTGAGGGAAGCGGAACCCGCGTGTCGGCTTCATCATGGCCGCGCAAGAAGGGGAGGGACCTCGCGGGATGCACGTGGCGACCGTCCTTGCATGGGGTTTTGCGCTTTTCCTTCTCTATGTGGTGGCCTACATCCTGTACGTGCCCCTGAAGATGATCGCTCGGCTCGCATACAATGCAGTGCTCGGAGGCCTTGCGCTGTACCTCGTGAACTTGGTCGGGAGATTCTTCGGATTCTCGGTTGCGATCAACCCGGCCACTGCCTTGATAACTGGGCTTCTCGGGCTCCCGGGGTTGGCGCTCATCATCGGTCTGAAGTACGTGATCGTGGGTGGCCTGTGAGTCCCTAAGTATGTCGCCAGAAGCTCGCACTACTTTTGGGCGGGGCGGTCGTGCCTAAGGCTATCGGCCTTGCCCTCCGGGGACCGTGCGCTTGCGGCGCGCCTCGTTCGAATTCGGCGCTTAAGACAGCCGAATTCTCCATGCCCCGTCGTGCAAGCACCGGGAACCGTAACGCCGTCAAC
The DNA window shown above is from Bacillota bacterium and carries:
- the bofA gene encoding pro-sigmaK processing inhibitor BofA, whose protein sequence is MHVATVLAWGFALFLLYVVAYILYVPLKMIARLAYNAVLGGLALYLVNLVGRFFGFSVAINPATALITGLLGLPGLALIIGLKYVIVGGL
- a CDS encoding YbaB/EbfC family nucleoid-associated protein — protein: MGFNNVNMGKMMKQIQKVQADIMRVQEELKNKTVEGSAGGGAVKVTANGHQEIVAIEISREAVDPEDVEMLQDLILAAVNEALRKAQELAASEMGKVAGNMGLPGLPPMI
- a CDS encoding DUF2508 family protein, giving the protein MQVPTPRRSSGGTSVAERADDRQSRPVARLLNPAAAHAGTPRDRDRRLPNAGCSATAWGADLQRRCVARVVALCARVRASVGCALARAAFAIERVGKQRSGTHRVGDQAGLVNVPTFEEAAEAAREEWARAMSYFDQVVDPDLIDYAAYSLRAAERKYVYLLKKAREESALTAHTSAR
- the dnaX gene encoding DNA polymerase III subunit gamma/tau, which gives rise to MAYVSMYRRWRPQTFDEVVGQEHVTRTLRNAVAAGRISHAYLFCGPRGTGKTSVAKLLAKALNCQNGPTPDPCGKCEACVRIRDGRSMDVIEIDAASNRGIDEIRELREKVKFAPVEERYKVYIIDEVHMLTQEAFNALLKTLEEPPARVVFVLATTEPHKVLPTILSRCQRFDFRRLTNRELSARISAVAASEGIQISEDAVKLIASSAQGAARDALGLLEQCAAYTGGIVTYDDAVAAIGVAGFQKVAGFCDSVIHKDLAAALTLVRDLVDSGHDPGQFLRDVIEHFRNLLVLRACGFKTELVDAPEASLDDLKRQAQALPSADILRAIDILSAAESDMRYSAAPLLTLEIATIKLVIPVLASSATEVGSASTLGSSPVEQERRPAATGGPALRSQQARPGGGPSQPAPRPAGVDANRERPARGPTGRATLVGGTTQARSSPASAAEPAASSRPSSSSRHGPSPEASTETAASAALAAPDAPVRVTGSPVLGPVTRSTTLEEVRAKWGDVLVALKGKGAVLTWYNQTTPVALVGNELTVGFQTEFLRDRASDARYRTPVEEALKAILGVDLAVKCVVSPQRDPVQPPPAEEVPWPDTDDAPPPGSAAGALGMRPAEPTGEEARGETERPFPSDVALPGPESRAPVPGDGNLKTANGNGDANGDANGDGVELSDAESEGFAASFAKAKAAIMDHPAVKAALSVFGGKVFKIEI
- the recR gene encoding recombination protein RecR; translation: MPRYAAPLAKLIDQFTRLPGIGPKTAQRLAFHILKTPREDVVRLAEALLEAKDRILHCSVCGNLTEADPCQICSDTARDRSVIAVVEEPKDVMALERTGEFRGLYHVLGGAISPVDGVGPDDIRVRELLERLKDGTVKEVILATDPNIEGEATAMYVARLIKPLGVRVTRIAHGLPVGGDLEYADEVTLTRALEGRREM